The DNA sequence CCTAAGATTGACCCCATGACCGTCGCCAGTGCCGTTGATCTGCTCGACTACGACGACGTCGTGGCCCGGTTCGACCCGGTCCTCGGCCTCGAGGTGCACGTCGAGCTGTCGACCGCGACCAAGATGTTCTGCGCCTGCTCGACGAGGTTCGGCGCCGAGCCCAACACCCAGGTGTGCCCGGTATGCCTGGGCCTGCCCGGAGCGCTGCCGGTGCTCAACGGCTCTGCCGTCGAGTCGGCCATTCGGATCGGGCTGGCGCTGAACTGCCGCATCGCCTCGTGGTGCCGGTTTGCCCGGAAGAACTACTTCTACCCGGATCAGCCGAAGAACTACCAGATCTCCCAGTACGACGAGCCGATCGCCTTCGACGGCTACCTCGACGTGCCGCTGGACGACGGCACCACCTTCCGGGTCGACATCGAACGTGCCCACATGGAAGAGGACACCGGCAAGCTCACCCACGTCGGCAGCGACACCGGCCGTATCCACGGCGCGACCACCTCGCTGCTGGATGTCAACCGCGCCGGAGTGCCGCTGATCGAGATCGTCACCAAGCCGATCGAGGGTGCCGGGGAGCGTGCACCGGAGGTGGCGCGTGCCTACGTGACCGCACTGCGGGACCTGCTGCGGGCACTGGACGTCTCTGACGTGCGGATGGACCAGGGCTCGCTGCGCTGCGACGCCAACGTCTCGCTGCGGCCGATCGGCCAGGTGGAGTTCGGCACCCGCACCGAGACCAAGAACGTCAACTCGCTCAAGAGCGTCGAGGTGGCCGTCCGTTACGAGATGCGCCGCCAGGCCGCGATCCTCGCCGACGGCGGCAAGATCCATCAGGAGACCCGGCACTTCCACGAGGACGGTTACACCTCGCCCGGCCGCGACAAGGAGACCGCCGAGGACTACCGGTACTTCCCGGAGCCCGACCTCGAACCGGTGGCCCCCGCCGAGGAGCTCGTCGAGCGGCTGCGCACCACCATTCCAGAGCTTCCGTGGTTGTCGCGCAAGCGAATTCAGCAGGAGTGGGGGATCTCCGACGAGGTCATGCGTGACCTGGTGAACGCCGGTGCGGTGGACCTGGTCGCCGCGACCGTCAGCCACGGGGCGTCCAGCGAGTCGGCCCGGGCATGGTGGGGCAACTTCCTGGTGCAGAAGGCCAATGAAGTGGGGGTGGAGCTCGATGCCCTCGGGATCACCCCGGCCCAGGTGGCCGCGGTGGTGGCCCTGGTCGACGAGGGCAAGCTGTCGAACAAGCTGGCCCGTCAGGTTGTCGAAGGGGTGCTGGCCGGCGAGGGGGAACCCGAGCAGGTGATGGCCGCCCGCGGCCTGGCGCTGGTGCGTGACGACTCGCTGATCCAGGCCGCTGTCGACGAGGCGCTGGCGGCCAATCCCGATGTCGCCGAGAAGATCCGCGGCGGCAAGGTGCAGGCGGCAGGCGCGATCGTCGGCGCGGTCATGAAGGCCACCAAGGGCCAGGCCGATGCCGCGCGGGTGCGCGAACTGGTCATGGCCGCTTGCGGCCAGGCGGTTTAGGCGCTCAGCCGACCGGAGCTGATCCACCAGCGTTCGTGCAGGCGCCGACAGCGGGCCGCCGACAGTGGATCGGGCCAGTCATAGCGGTCGAGTACCTCGGCGGCGCCGGTGAACTCGTACCCGCGTAGTTGATCGGTCATCACGACGACGGTGGCCAGGCCCGCCGAGCGTGCGGTATGAAAGCCGGTCATCGAGTGCTCGAAGGTCAGCACATTGGCCGCACCGACGCCCAGTTCGGACAGCACCCGGTGATAGGCCTCCGGATCGGGCTTGGGCCGCAGCACGTCGTCACCGGCGATCAGGACTTCCACGACGCCGTCGCCGATCAGCTCACGGACCAGCGGTTGGATGCGTTCCCGCCGGCCCTCGGCGGTCACGGCGATGCGGATGCCGGCGCAGTGCAGGCTCCAGATCAGATCGCGGAACATGTGGGCGTCGCGCTCGCTGGCCCCGACTGGGGCGTCGAAGTCGAAGACGACAGCCTCGAGCACCGGTACATCGGCATGCGCGCAATGCGCCCGGTCCCACCAGAATGAGCGACTCCGGGGAAGAGTGTCCAGAGTTGCGACCACGACGGCAGTATGGCCCCGCCAGCCTGGCCCGGGCATCCCCCGATCAGGGGATGGCAGGGTGGAGGCCGTCCCCCGGGTCGCTCTAGATCGACAATGGTCTGATTGGCGCCGACGTCGAAATATTCTGCGGCGGAGCATATTACAGAGTTCGACAGGTGTCGAGTGCAGTCGTGGTCCGGGTCGACGCGCGGGGGATGTTCAGCCGTGATTCCGGTGACGACGGTGGTGCCCACCGCTACGGTGATCCCATGACGGTGCGGGTGGTGCTGGTCGACGACCACGAGATGGTCATCGAGGGCCTCAAGGCGATGCTCGCGCCCTTCGCCGAACGGGTCGAGGTGGTCGGTGAAGCGGTCGGCGCCGAGAAGGCGATGGCGGTGATCAGCGAGCTGCGCCCCGACATCGTGCTCTGCGATGTCCGCATGCAGGGTGCCAGCGGATTGGACCTGTGCCGGGAGATCCGCCAGCGTGATCCCGGCCAGAAGGTGATCCTGCTGTCGGTCTACGACGACGAGCAGTACCTGTTCCAGGCCATGCGGGTGGGTGCGTCGGGCTATCTGCTCAAGGGCATCAGCAGCGACGAACTGGTCCGACAACTCGAAGGCGTCCAGGGTGGGGCGACGGCGATCGACGCCGGACTGGCCGCGCGCGCCGCGGAGACGGCCGCCCGGCTGCAGAGCGACCAATTCTGGCCCGGCGCCCGACACGGGCTGACCCAGCGGGAAAGTGAGATCCTGTCGCTGGTGGTGACGGGACTGTCGAACCGGGGCATCGCCTCGAAACTGGTGATCGGCGAGGAGACGGTCAAGACCCACCTCAGTTCGATCTACCGAAAGCTGGGGGTCAGTGATCGCACCAGCGCCGCCGCAACGGCGTTGCGTGAGGGCATCTTTCAATGAGCACGCCCCGCGGGGTGAGTCCCCACGCCGTCCACGGATTGGTCGACGCTGACCGCGAGGTGGCGTTGCTGCTCGACATCATCGCCGCGACGTCGTCGGGGCCGGGCGTCGAGCCGATGGCCGCGGCGGTAGCTCAGATGATCACTGCGGCAACGGCTTCCGACGTCTGCTTCGTACACGTGCTCGACGACACCGATAGGTCGCTGACGCTGGCAGGTGCCACCCCGCCGTTCGACGAGCAGGTGGGGCTGGTGCGGCTGCCGCTGGGCTCTGGCGTGTCGGGCTGGGTGGCCAGCCACCGCGAGCCGGTGGTGATCGTCAGTGACAAGGAAGCCGACCCGCGGTACATGCCGATCGCGGCGTTGCGCGGCAAGGACTTCACCTCGATGGCCTCGGTGCCCATGGAGACCGAGCCGGGCGGCCTGGTCGGGGTGCTCAACGTGCACAATATCGAGCGCCGGGACTTCACCCCGCGCGATATCGAACTGCTGCTGGTGATCGGCAGGTTGATCGCGGGTGCGCTGCACCAGGCGCGGCTTCATCGGCAGCTCTCGGCTCGTGAACGCGCCCACGAGAACTTCGCCGAGCAGGTGATCGCCGCGCAGGAAAGCGAGCGTCGCCGGCTGGCCGGTGACATCCACGACGGTATCTCGCAGCGTCTGGTCGGGCTGACCTACCGCCTGGATGCCGCCGCCCGAGCCGTCGACGACGGAGATCAGCCGGCAGCCGCCGAGCAACTCGAAAAGGCCAGGGACCTGGTCGATCTCACCCTGGCCGAGGCCCGCTCAGCGATCAGTGGACTGCGCCCGCCGGTGCTCGACGACCTCGGTCTGGTCGGTGGTCTGGCCAGCTTGGCCGCCTCCATCCCGGAGGTGGATCTGGAACTTCACCTGGCCGACGAGCGGTTGCCCGAACACATCGAGGTGGCGCTGTATCGCATTGCCCAGGAGTGCTTTCAGAACGTCGTCAAACACTCCCGGGCGCTGGTCGCGACCGTCACGTTCACCATCGCCGAGGGGGCGGCCCGGCTCGAGGTCGTCGACAACGGGGTGGGATTCGAGACCGGACCTGTGTCGGCCTCCGGTGGCTACGGCATGCTGTCGATGGCCGAGCGCGCCGAGCTGGTGGGCGGCACGGTCAAGGTCAGGTCCCGGCCAGGGGCGGGCACCACGGTGACGGTGACGATTCCCGTCGACGGCTAGCGCCGAGATCGACGAAATGGCGCTCCGCGCTCGCACTTTCGCGCCGATGTGCCGGTTTGGGCGTAAGGGGGTGGGAGCTAGCGGCGCAGGGTGTCCGACGGTGCCTCGCCCCAGCGCTTGCGGTACTCGACGGCGAAGCTGCCCAGATGGTGGAAGCCCCAGCGCTCGGCGACCTGGGTCACCGTCACCCCGTCCGACGGGATGGCGTCGGTGAGTTCCTCGTGCACCCGCTCCAGGCGCCGCTCCCGCACATAGGTCATCGGCGTCATCCCCAGTTCTTC is a window from the Mycolicibacterium anyangense genome containing:
- the gatB gene encoding Asp-tRNA(Asn)/Glu-tRNA(Gln) amidotransferase subunit GatB, with translation MTVASAVDLLDYDDVVARFDPVLGLEVHVELSTATKMFCACSTRFGAEPNTQVCPVCLGLPGALPVLNGSAVESAIRIGLALNCRIASWCRFARKNYFYPDQPKNYQISQYDEPIAFDGYLDVPLDDGTTFRVDIERAHMEEDTGKLTHVGSDTGRIHGATTSLLDVNRAGVPLIEIVTKPIEGAGERAPEVARAYVTALRDLLRALDVSDVRMDQGSLRCDANVSLRPIGQVEFGTRTETKNVNSLKSVEVAVRYEMRRQAAILADGGKIHQETRHFHEDGYTSPGRDKETAEDYRYFPEPDLEPVAPAEELVERLRTTIPELPWLSRKRIQQEWGISDEVMRDLVNAGAVDLVAATVSHGASSESARAWWGNFLVQKANEVGVELDALGITPAQVAAVVALVDEGKLSNKLARQVVEGVLAGEGEPEQVMAARGLALVRDDSLIQAAVDEALAANPDVAEKIRGGKVQAAGAIVGAVMKATKGQADAARVRELVMAACGQAV
- a CDS encoding HAD-IA family hydrolase, translated to MVATLDTLPRSRSFWWDRAHCAHADVPVLEAVVFDFDAPVGASERDAHMFRDLIWSLHCAGIRIAVTAEGRRERIQPLVRELIGDGVVEVLIAGDDVLRPKPDPEAYHRVLSELGVGAANVLTFEHSMTGFHTARSAGLATVVVMTDQLRGYEFTGAAEVLDRYDWPDPLSAARCRRLHERWWISSGRLSA
- a CDS encoding response regulator, whose amino-acid sequence is MTVRVVLVDDHEMVIEGLKAMLAPFAERVEVVGEAVGAEKAMAVISELRPDIVLCDVRMQGASGLDLCREIRQRDPGQKVILLSVYDDEQYLFQAMRVGASGYLLKGISSDELVRQLEGVQGGATAIDAGLAARAAETAARLQSDQFWPGARHGLTQRESEILSLVVTGLSNRGIASKLVIGEETVKTHLSSIYRKLGVSDRTSAAATALREGIFQ
- a CDS encoding GAF domain-containing sensor histidine kinase, whose protein sequence is MSTPRGVSPHAVHGLVDADREVALLLDIIAATSSGPGVEPMAAAVAQMITAATASDVCFVHVLDDTDRSLTLAGATPPFDEQVGLVRLPLGSGVSGWVASHREPVVIVSDKEADPRYMPIAALRGKDFTSMASVPMETEPGGLVGVLNVHNIERRDFTPRDIELLLVIGRLIAGALHQARLHRQLSARERAHENFAEQVIAAQESERRRLAGDIHDGISQRLVGLTYRLDAAARAVDDGDQPAAAEQLEKARDLVDLTLAEARSAISGLRPPVLDDLGLVGGLASLAASIPEVDLELHLADERLPEHIEVALYRIAQECFQNVVKHSRALVATVTFTIAEGAARLEVVDNGVGFETGPVSASGGYGMLSMAERAELVGGTVKVRSRPGAGTTVTVTIPVDG